In the Duncaniella freteri genome, one interval contains:
- a CDS encoding RloB family protein yields the protein MRKRKDFVRLEGVRSARLVVIAGEGRYTESIYFNAVKNELRAPNVHVEVLDRNSDESSPESVHRQVADFMRQYNIEDDDELWLVIDRDRWQERMLSQVAQLCAQNSHLHFCMSNPCFELWLLLHLEDVEQYDDETKNALLQNKKNKSGVTWLKKRMKDLLGSYAESNYDALGLIPYTHVAMDRARRLDNNPQDRWPQSIGSRVYLLMESITGQRPE from the coding sequence ATGAGAAAGCGTAAAGATTTCGTCCGCCTTGAAGGTGTACGCTCTGCCCGTCTCGTGGTCATTGCCGGAGAAGGTCGATACACCGAATCCATATATTTCAATGCTGTCAAGAATGAGCTTCGCGCGCCTAATGTGCATGTGGAAGTCCTTGACCGCAATTCTGATGAGTCGTCTCCAGAGAGCGTACATCGTCAAGTTGCAGACTTCATGCGTCAATACAACATTGAAGATGACGATGAACTATGGCTTGTCATAGACCGTGACCGTTGGCAGGAACGGATGCTGTCGCAGGTAGCCCAGCTTTGCGCCCAGAACTCCCACCTGCATTTCTGCATGAGTAATCCTTGTTTTGAATTATGGTTGCTGCTCCATTTGGAAGATGTGGAGCAATATGACGATGAGACAAAGAATGCCCTGCTCCAGAACAAGAAAAATAAGTCCGGTGTAACTTGGCTAAAGAAACGCATGAAAGATTTGCTTGGCTCTTACGCCGAGTCAAACTATGATGCGTTGGGCCTCATTCCTTATACTCATGTAGCTATGGATAGAGCAAGAAGATTGGACAACAACCCGCAAGACCGCTGGCCTCAGTCCATCGGCTCCCGAGTTTATCTCCTTATGGAAAGTATCACTGGGCAACGGCCAGAATGA
- a CDS encoding helix-turn-helix domain-containing protein, which produces MWQRICRTKDYTEYCSHRCSGLAYKERKRQAKLSEFKAEYSTQIEGKIEIEKLEFLSPTQVCRLLGVSRATAYRYFADNAIATVQFKGKTLVRRQDIDQLFEKGHKYLKREKPVREPITEFYTSKEVQEKFGVSNSGMYKIAEREGWPKTQSRGKTLWSRSHVDRYFANQQPKEEINEWYTAADIQAAYGMTLSAIYTLVSKEGIPKKKHGNYVMYSKYHFDLAKGTTAPKEPEYYTYPEAMEKYGLTRDQLLHYLKYHNITRVKKGKYTLILCSELDSLLGSPEI; this is translated from the coding sequence GTGTGGCAAAGAATTTGTCGCACGAAAGACTACACGGAATACTGTAGCCACAGATGTTCCGGGCTCGCCTATAAGGAGAGAAAACGGCAAGCGAAACTCAGCGAGTTCAAGGCGGAATACTCAACCCAGATTGAAGGTAAGATAGAAATTGAGAAACTTGAGTTCCTTTCCCCCACTCAGGTATGCCGATTGCTTGGAGTCAGCCGGGCTACTGCATACCGATACTTTGCCGACAACGCTATCGCAACCGTGCAGTTCAAAGGAAAAACGTTGGTACGACGGCAGGACATTGACCAACTGTTCGAGAAAGGTCATAAGTATCTCAAACGAGAGAAGCCGGTACGGGAGCCCATCACTGAGTTCTACACATCGAAGGAGGTGCAGGAAAAATTCGGAGTGTCAAACTCCGGGATGTATAAGATTGCGGAACGTGAGGGCTGGCCGAAGACTCAGAGCCGAGGAAAGACTCTTTGGAGCCGAAGCCATGTTGACCGCTACTTTGCCAATCAGCAGCCGAAGGAGGAAATCAACGAGTGGTACACCGCGGCTGATATTCAAGCCGCCTATGGAATGACGCTATCGGCAATCTATACTCTCGTATCAAAGGAGGGAATCCCGAAAAAAAAGCATGGCAACTATGTGATGTATTCAAAGTATCACTTCGATTTGGCGAAGGGTACGACCGCGCCAAAGGAGCCGGAATATTACACCTATCCAGAGGCAATGGAGAAGTATGGGCTGACACGCGACCAACTCCTCCACTATCTGAAATACCACAACATCACTCGTGTGAAGAAAGGAAAATACACTCTCATACTCTGCTCGGAACTTGATTCTCTCCTCGGTTCTCCGGAGATTTAA
- a CDS encoding site-specific integrase has product MTNTCTKVFLRRRPYAGGKVSLYLDYYPAIRNPHTNKMTRRETLGIVIFAEPANEIQRRFNQEMEEKAEAIRCIRYQSLVNEQFGFLDKTKQKMDFLAYFEKKAKSKYDKWMSVYLHFKKFCGGRCTFGDITTELCEDFREYLLYAHNLRHPDKKIPLSNNSASGYWSTFRCLLKMAYKEKFINENVNDFLEGIKWQEVKKEYLTLDEMKILDATECEVPILKQASIFGLFTGLRLSDLLQLRWDNIERSPDGGHCIRLCTEKTETEATLPVSEEALKYCGERGEGLIFKGFRRSMAQQPFKKWVKAAGIEKKLSFHCLRHSFATLLISLGIDVYVVSKILTHRSVKTTMIYADVVSEKKREASNAITMK; this is encoded by the coding sequence ATGACAAACACCTGCACCAAAGTGTTCCTCCGTCGTCGCCCGTATGCCGGAGGTAAGGTATCGCTCTATCTCGATTATTATCCCGCGATACGCAATCCCCACACAAACAAGATGACCCGCCGCGAAACTCTCGGCATAGTCATCTTTGCCGAACCAGCCAACGAGATACAACGCCGTTTCAATCAGGAAATGGAGGAGAAAGCCGAGGCCATCCGTTGCATCCGTTATCAGAGCCTCGTAAACGAACAGTTCGGATTCCTTGACAAGACTAAACAGAAGATGGACTTTCTTGCCTACTTCGAGAAGAAGGCGAAAAGCAAATATGACAAATGGATGAGCGTCTATCTCCATTTCAAAAAATTCTGCGGAGGTCGATGCACATTCGGTGATATTACAACGGAACTATGCGAAGACTTCAGGGAGTATCTGCTCTACGCACATAATCTGCGCCATCCTGACAAAAAGATACCGTTATCCAACAACTCTGCTTCAGGCTATTGGTCAACATTCCGCTGTCTGCTGAAAATGGCATATAAAGAGAAGTTTATCAACGAAAACGTTAATGACTTCCTTGAAGGAATCAAATGGCAGGAGGTGAAAAAGGAGTACCTGACGCTCGACGAGATGAAAATTCTCGATGCTACCGAATGTGAGGTGCCTATCCTCAAACAAGCATCTATATTCGGTCTGTTTACCGGACTTAGGCTAAGTGATTTGTTGCAGCTCCGATGGGATAATATTGAGCGAAGTCCTGACGGTGGTCACTGCATACGTCTATGCACCGAGAAAACCGAAACAGAGGCCACTTTACCGGTAAGTGAAGAGGCTCTGAAATATTGCGGAGAGCGTGGTGAAGGACTTATCTTCAAAGGCTTCCGCCGCTCAATGGCACAACAGCCATTCAAGAAATGGGTCAAGGCAGCAGGCATTGAGAAAAAGCTCTCGTTCCACTGTCTTCGCCATTCGTTTGCTACGCTCCTTATCTCGCTGGGTATCGACGTATATGTAGTATCAAAGATACTTACACATCGTAGCGTAAAAACCACTATGATCTACGCCGACGTAGTCAGCGAGAAAAAGCGCGAGGCATCCAACGCCATCACTATGAAATAA
- a CDS encoding type II toxin-antitoxin system YafQ family toxin — MKKLHPSTQYKKDLKRIRNNPKKAEALLEVLRLLENELPIPTIYKPHMLTSDYAGCMECHIQGDFLLIWIDQTTNDIDLVRLGSHSELFGKGDKR, encoded by the coding sequence ATGAAGAAACTACACCCTTCGACTCAATATAAAAAGGACTTAAAGAGGATTCGAAATAACCCAAAGAAAGCAGAAGCATTACTTGAAGTTTTACGACTGCTGGAAAATGAATTGCCAATTCCAACGATTTACAAACCGCATATGCTGACAAGTGATTATGCGGGCTGCATGGAATGCCACATTCAAGGAGATTTTCTGCTAATTTGGATTGATCAGACTACCAATGATATTGATTTGGTGCGACTTGGCTCTCATTCAGAATTATTTGGCAAAGGAGATAAAAGATAG
- a CDS encoding ribbon-helix-helix protein, CopG family, protein MEAAIQKKATMFRLSVDLIERLKEMAKKEHRSLNNFVECVLLDVAYNEPNEVTKAAIEEARSGKLRDVPPVDTSSVEAMFKSMGL, encoded by the coding sequence ATGGAAGCAGCAATTCAGAAAAAGGCAACAATGTTCCGTCTGAGCGTCGACCTAATAGAACGTCTCAAAGAGATGGCAAAGAAAGAGCATCGCAGTCTTAATAATTTTGTTGAGTGTGTGCTGCTTGATGTAGCGTATAATGAACCCAACGAAGTTACTAAAGCAGCCATTGAAGAGGCTCGTAGCGGAAAACTCCGTGACGTGCCGCCGGTTGATACATCCTCAGTAGAAGCCATGTTTAAGTCTATGGGATTATGA
- a CDS encoding helix-turn-helix domain-containing protein, whose protein sequence is MFTTPVTFDRLPEAVVYLIERVSALQDELRELRNALAPPSKDSSPFITTKEACQLLGECKNTLYEKARAGIIPAYKNPGGKSWRFIKSELLEYMASGKPKSQQEKYDEMVAEMNKGLRPGGRNCLSR, encoded by the coding sequence ATGTTCACAACACCCGTGACTTTCGACAGACTGCCCGAAGCGGTTGTCTATCTCATCGAGCGAGTCTCAGCCTTGCAAGATGAGCTACGAGAGCTGCGCAACGCGCTTGCTCCACCATCAAAAGACAGTTCTCCTTTCATCACCACAAAGGAGGCCTGTCAACTACTCGGAGAGTGCAAGAACACTCTCTATGAAAAGGCTCGCGCCGGAATCATACCGGCATACAAGAATCCCGGTGGCAAGTCGTGGAGGTTCATTAAGAGCGAGCTTCTCGAATACATGGCATCCGGCAAGCCCAAATCTCAGCAGGAGAAGTATGATGAAATGGTTGCCGAGATGAACAAAGGTCTGCGCCCAGGCGGACGAAACTGTTTGAGCCGTTAG
- a CDS encoding DUF3987 domain-containing protein yields MSDKITPQLVLDKAIDHCTAITGGGFPISLYPSKIQRIIREVNDCHGFPVDYVAAAMLAAVSVAIGNTHLARMKEGWDESAILYMALIGRPGANKSHPLSFAMRPFVEHDYEQNRIYEKQYLEYLEQLEMSRKERAEKGIEVCPREPVRRRFLVSDITPEGLSFVHSQNRRGLCLLSDELSAWVKNFNRYNNGSEEQFWLSVFSAKPTMSDRKSSRSSIFIKRPFISVIGTMQKRILSEHAKGERSANGFIDRILFVLLRHEKSTRWSMKQPTFDVAAEWQRILSRLMELECAVDQNNDILPVSIPFTDEAMTRLFEWQHKLSDICDCEPNETLVGIYCKLQIYAIRFCLIIQMARWACNDAGKDMIDLISVERAISLAEYFKESAVKVQTILKELSLTAQQLAIVTALPQEFETGGGIAVAMENGMAERTFMEFLKNNLGKLFQKSSHGKYIKL; encoded by the coding sequence ATGAGCGATAAGATTACTCCTCAGCTCGTGCTCGACAAGGCCATTGACCATTGCACCGCAATCACAGGCGGCGGTTTTCCCATTAGCCTCTATCCCTCCAAAATACAACGTATCATCAGGGAGGTGAACGACTGCCATGGATTTCCTGTCGATTATGTGGCGGCGGCAATGCTGGCGGCGGTGTCGGTAGCGATAGGCAACACGCATCTCGCGCGGATGAAAGAAGGCTGGGACGAGAGCGCCATTCTATATATGGCTCTCATCGGAAGACCTGGCGCCAACAAGAGCCATCCGTTGAGTTTTGCAATGCGTCCGTTTGTGGAACACGACTACGAACAGAACCGGATTTACGAGAAACAGTATCTGGAATATCTGGAGCAACTTGAAATGAGCCGGAAGGAACGTGCAGAAAAAGGTATTGAGGTCTGCCCCCGTGAACCTGTCCGCCGCCGTTTTCTTGTGTCTGATATTACTCCAGAAGGTCTGAGCTTCGTTCATTCGCAGAATCGCCGTGGTCTGTGTCTCCTGTCCGACGAATTGTCGGCATGGGTCAAGAACTTCAACCGTTACAACAACGGCTCTGAGGAACAATTCTGGTTGTCGGTGTTCAGTGCAAAGCCCACCATGTCCGACCGCAAAAGTTCTCGCAGCTCTATCTTCATCAAGCGTCCGTTTATATCGGTAATCGGCACAATGCAGAAACGCATTCTTTCCGAACATGCCAAAGGGGAACGCTCCGCCAACGGTTTTATTGACCGCATTCTGTTTGTCCTGCTCCGCCACGAAAAATCTACCCGGTGGTCGATGAAGCAACCGACATTCGATGTGGCCGCCGAATGGCAGCGCATACTCTCCCGACTTATGGAGCTGGAATGCGCAGTTGACCAGAATAACGATATTCTGCCTGTCTCCATACCGTTCACGGATGAAGCCATGACCCGGTTGTTCGAGTGGCAACATAAGCTGTCGGACATCTGCGACTGCGAGCCTAACGAGACCCTTGTCGGTATATACTGCAAACTACAGATCTACGCCATACGATTCTGTCTGATAATTCAGATGGCACGCTGGGCGTGCAATGATGCCGGCAAAGATATGATTGACCTCATATCGGTAGAACGTGCCATTTCTCTTGCCGAGTATTTCAAGGAATCAGCCGTAAAGGTACAGACAATTCTAAAAGAGTTGTCGCTCACAGCCCAACAGTTGGCCATTGTCACCGCATTGCCCCAAGAATTTGAGACAGGGGGAGGTATCGCCGTGGCTATGGAGAACGGAATGGCAGAACGAACCTTTATGGAATTTCTGAAAAACAATCTCGGTAAACTGTTCCAGAAGTCCTCGCATGGCAAATACATCAAACTTTGA